Genomic DNA from Brienomyrus brachyistius isolate T26 chromosome 22, BBRACH_0.4, whole genome shotgun sequence:
CACCCGGCGAGGATGTCCGCTGCCACCGTCAGGCCGATGCACAGCGGCGCCAGAGCGCTGCGTGACTTGCCGTTCACTGCACCCATGCACACAGTCATGGTCAGGAACGCGGTCATGACGATCTCAGCCACGGTGGCCTGGCCCACCTGGGAGTCATTCTGAACCACATTGAAGGCCCCTCCTGAAGAACTGGCGTAGGACTGAGGAGTGGTGatggcctgggggggggagggggggtacaccatcacataaaacatgtaaacacatgcaaacaaacacacaaatgtgtaaacatgcaaacacacaggcaaacatgcGCATCCGCATGCAAACATGCGCATAAACGTGCAAACATACGCACAGATTAGTACCTTTCAGTAACTACAGATTTCAGACATAATGAAGCTCACAATTTAGCATGTGCAATAGAATAACTAAACTGCATTATAAACCACATCATATTCTTCAGTGTTGCAATAAAACAAAATGAGCCATGCAGTTGGGAGAGGAAGAGTAGAAGCAGTATTTGTGTGAAACCTTTGTTCCTGCttaatctctctctctatcactctcacacacatacagacacacaacacacacacacatgtttgcTTGTCTCTTGAATTCTCTATATGGGTGCAATACACATAATTTGTCAGGCAGCAGCGGCTTGGGGCaggactgtcacctcacacctgaaAGGTTCTGGGTTCTAATCCCACTGCTGGTCTCTGAGTGCTGACTTTGTGCACTGCTGGGCAAAAAAATGGGCCAAAGCTTAATGTTGTGCAATTTGGGTTTGGCCCACAGTCGAAGTACATGCAGTTTCGTGGTCTGGCTTCCCTAAATTGCCTGTGGTGTGTGTCTGCCTTACAGTGGAATGACATCCCGTCGACACAGCCTCATGTGGTCAGTTCAGGATAAGGTTTCGACACAAAGACTTGCTGTGATCCCCATATAACCAATCAGTGTGAGCCTTCCTGTTCCAAATCAGAAGTCCAAGTCATTTTCCAGGTGATTCTTTCAGAAACTAGACATTCCTGGGATGTTTTATGGCTACTGATCATGCAGTATGTGTGGCTTTATCGCTTTACAGCCTCACACCAGGGGGCATGAGGTTCCTGAGGATGAAAGTGATACCTGCCCTTTGTCAAAAGTGATACCTGCCCTGTGTCAGCTTTTCATAAAGAGGGGCACCACTAAAGCCTGTAGGTCCCATGGAAACACATCATATTAGGGCCCCAACCCAGATTCaaatttttagggcccctgtcactcaggggacCTGGAATCAGCCTATCTTTACAACCTTTTATGGAGTCTCTATGAACAAAAGTGTCAAAGCTCTTAACACAATCACTGTATCTCTATCTCTATGCCAGGGGATCAAGGGCGAATGTTTGGTTTCAACATATAGGGACCGAATCTGCCCTGAACCCACCCGCACCGCTAAACACATGAGGTCCTGCCGCAGTATTGGTTCCATACACAGAAGTCAATTAACGGCCGGATTCTTACCCGAGCCAAGGCGGCCCCGATCATCCCGCCAAGCAGCTGGGAAACAACGTAGGGCAGGAGCAGCACGACGCGGAGCCCCCCCACGAAGTACACGCACAGGGACACGGCCGGGTTGAAGTGACCGCCACTGCGCGTGAAACGTCAGACATCATAAACCACCGTAAACATTAATACCGGTTAGTACGTGCAGCCGATGGACCAGCTGCACAGGGACACTGACCTCTTGGTCACAAAGGCAGTTATCTGGGCACCGTATCAAATCGGGGCTACTTAACTAACACCACAAAAACACTTATTAGCCTATCAAAGGTGAATTTATCAGCCAGTTATATAAGAAATATGTTCATTTATTGCCACGGATGGTTATTTTATTGAATCATAAACTTCGGATATTGCAAAACAACACGTGTAATGCTTTCATAACAACCTCCTCTGTGTTTTCTAGCGCGTAtgtgtttttataaataaaaaactattttttatagtaacaatttaaatgtattttttctgaTTAACGTTTTAACTTTATCCAAGAAAaattgtaaaaacaaaaaaagaaaagaaagaaagaaaaaggctGAGGAGACAAAAAGATGACTTAGGATAGGATCTTAGAGGAAATATGAGGATAACGGACAGTCCGTACCTGATTTCCCCCAGGACCGCAATTACGACGATCAGTGCCAGCCCGTGCGCCAAGGCGGGCTGCAGCAGTCCCGTGGTCGCCGAGTTCTGCACCACCGAGCAGCAGCCCACGAAAATGAAAAGGGCCGAGCCCAACAGCTCCGCCAAGCAGGGCTGCAAGTAGCGCTCGAAGGCGGCGGTGGCCCGCCGGGGCTCGTTTGGCGACAGCACCTCGGGATCGGGGGCGTCCCGGCGGGCCATGTCGCAGAGCTCCGTTTTAGACATCGCGCAGTGCCAGGCAGATGTGTCCAACGTCCACGAAACCGCTCGCATTTATGCTCTTATCAGCTTCTGCTGAGTGACTCTGATTTTACATAATTGAATATTTATTGGGAATGTCTGCCAGACATTTTATTGTGTAAACGTTTTTCCAGAGTGTCAGACCGTGATGATTATACGCTGATATGCAATTAGGTATTTAACACGTTTAATGACCTTTTTATGCAATTATTCGTCACGTAATCCATTAAAAAGGGATTTTAGCTGTAAAAGTTTCTCACTTTTACGTGATGATGACGTAAGTTTTTATATCGACGTTAGAAAATACCTTGGCATTCAACATCTTCTAATTTTCTTATTTTAATCCACATCTTCATTGTAATTTGTTTTCAAACAAaatttaaataacatttatatATAATGTCACACCATTACCGTCGACATTAAAGCAAAGTGAGTAATGTTATATAGGCTTAAACTTCTAAATCATCTATCTGCCGGCAAATacgtaaattaataaataaaattaaaataaatgtaaaaatgaaaTTACCTAGAATTATAATTCATGAAATTGTAATATGCGGTGTGAACTGACAATAGCATAATAAAATCAAGTTCTACATTATATCTTAAGCTTAAAATGCGCGGGGCTATAGCCCCAGTGATCGGTCCTAACGACGTGAATGGGTCAGATTTAATGATGATGACATTAAAAACACGCGGTGTTTGAAGCTCCCAGCCATAACCACTACATCCATCTTAAAAATGCTTTTCCCGATCAGGgtcgtgggggtggggggggggggggctggaatcCAGGGGGAAACAACACAAGCATAACATAtcgacacagacagagcagaggtGAGATGCGAAGCTGCAGCCCTGCGGGTGTGAGGTGCCGGCCAGCCCTCCGTACATCAGGCTGATCATACTCAGTGTAAGGGCAGTATGTGAGGGTCACCGTCACCGTCATTTACCGTGAATGCGGTGTAGCGTTCAAGCGCAGATGGAATCACGTCATTCAAACACCAACGCCAACTTGGTCAGGGAGAAGTGTCAgcatcattaaaaaaacatcacGGACAATTTGTGAAACATAGATCACCACTGGGGAACAAAGGAGAGTCCGTACAGCCTATTCTAAACGTTATACTTTACAGTcagatttattttctccaatttATATGGTTTTACATTACTAGCATTACGACGAATGCTTTCCTTTTTCATAGTTTAAAGTTTGCTCATTATAGCTAAGTGCTTTCACTCCAGGACCAGTACTATTTCAATTCTAGGTAATACCCCCGACACTATTACTGATCTTAAAAATATCCTAAAATGTCACCAGGTTACGGTATGTTTAAGCCACTTGTGTATGTTTCCAGAATGCATAGTACGACGGAACAACTGAAAGTTAACATAAAAATATCGGGTGGCGTTGATCAGCGCATGCGCAGTCCTGCATCAGATCATCACATATCCGCTACTCCGGCTGACCGAAACAGCGGTTTTATAATTAAGTTGCTATAGCAGAAAGACTGTCCACATAAAGTCTTTTATGTCTGGTTACCAATTTTTCCAATGAGGAAACAAATTAGGAGAAGTGAGAGGAACTCGTTCGTCTGGGATTCTGCGGGTCGTATACGGGGAGGCCAGGTTTCATGTACGCAAAACCGTGAAAGCAGACTTTTTCTTCCACACAATATCTTATCTTTGACCAAGGCCACGGGCCAGCGACATTTGGAATTGACCCCCTATTTAATGACTGCACTTAAAAAACACGATAGCACGATGTTAATTATTAACTAGAAAAACATTTCAATggacaaaaaaatttaaatcgaTCTTGAGGGTTGTTAACTTTGAACGAAAACGTTCTTTGTCCAAAGAGACAGATGCTGTGATTTATGCAACGTTGCGTTTCCGctacaaaaaaacagaaaagagaAACGTTATATAGATCCATTTATATTGTGACAGTATAAAATGATGATAATTAGATTACATTAGATTAGTTTAAACTTTATGGTCATTGAGCAAAGTACGCAGACAACGAGATGCAGTTTAGTATAACATGATGCACGGTTAAGGCAAAACAGTGCTGAGACTTGCAATGTAAGGTTACGTTTGCAAAGCCTTTCTGAATTTCATATTCGGAAGTTTGTTGAAATGTTTTGCCAAGACGGCAACTCTAAATTGAAGATATAAGTCTAACGCATTTACTATGATTCTTTGCTTTTTACAGCTGATTGCGGCTTTTGTACCTGTCCCTGTACGTTGTTatgagagagcgagagacagaGATTATCTCCTTCTCGTTGCTCAATTAAAACTGGTTCAAATAAAATCCGACCTAAGTGCTTTCTCCTACCAAcaagtaaaattaaaaaaaggccCAGTTAAAATGTTCGAATAATTTTTAGCCTCACTTAAAGACCTCGATTTTCAGATAGAAACGCCAATAAAATGCACTTCATCCACGCTGAGCAACGACAATAACGAATCGAATCGTGTGATTCgtgcatacatgcatgcatctGACTTCCAGCCGCAGTTGGACATGGTCACCGATCACATGAAATGAATGAAGGTTGAAGTAAAAGGGACTCAATACTCGGTGTTATTCATGCAGTCGCCAGCGAGGGGCAGCAGTTGATCAAGTCCCCAAACACAAGCGAAATAAGTGTTCCTCTTAAAAAGAGTAATATGTAAAATTTACAAAACAATCTGGAAGAATTTTTAAGGTGTTTATCCGCAAACACACAAGGGCAGCATAATATCGTTTTCAATAGTCTAATTAAAGCAAATGCAATAGCAATAATTTTCCTGTTCGTAAATATGTGACGGCTGTAACTGAAGTAAACATCATGCCCGTGTTTAGGTCGGCTTACAGACGCCCTACATTATCTGACTGAAACTGAAATAAGAGCAGAATTACATGTACCGCATTTACATTGTAATCGGAAACAAGGCGTTTAAAAATTGCATGTATCACTCTGACCGACAGACGGCGCCATTCGCCTAACATGAGAAAAAAGTTAACCATATGCATACTTTTTTTATATGAAAAACTAGAATAATCCTGCGAAACATGATGAACTTCCAATTTAATTACATGTCCTTCTAGCGAGACca
This window encodes:
- the LOC125718519 gene encoding aquaporin-8-like; the encoded protein is MRAVSWTLDTSAWHCAMSKTELCDMARRDAPDPEVLSPNEPRRATAAFERYLQPCLAELLGSALFIFVGCCSVVQNSATTGLLQPALAHGLALIVVIAVLGEISGGHFNPAVSLCVYFVGGLRVVLLLPYVVSQLLGGMIGAALARAITTPQSYASSSGGAFNVVQNDSQVGQATVAEIVMTAFLTMTVCMGAVNGKSRSALAPLCIGLTVAADILAGGSVSGACMNPARAFGPALVANCWGYHWIYWVGPLGGAFFTACVVRLLMGDRSLRLILK